A portion of the Streptomyces erythrochromogenes genome contains these proteins:
- a CDS encoding Hsp70 family protein, producing MTYRVVAAIDFGTHGSGFAWAVLPAGADAPGERQIDYPDQWDDAPLTYPKNLSALFLDPDGNDRHWGYSARRASAAEEEGRLEHGFKMWLRREGRDAARDPGAGLVGTPERAVPLIAAYLRRLRGAALDRIVGGGGFLESDIRWCLTVPAIWEPEERNLMREAARQAGFPAHDRNRLILVTEPEAATVYCAQDAAAGIGGLGSLATLVVDCGGGTVDIAAYRCRRDGSLEQLRPPSGGKLGSNFINRRFQVQVLRPRLGQAAFKALEAAPAQLMELMDAFERLKTGFRDGDSAVRIPISLKASRIIDPHGGSQRLAAEQQGVDDHIVIEPDVMRGLFQGTTEPLQKLVSTQIRELLADPAVAAEGLRVILVGGFAQSPYVQSRLGQHIDKEFPAGVQLMIPPNPSRAVLGGAVHYACRPEVVHSRRASHTYAVEVSTRRRFGGVLRESGAVRALGITRVRGQGAFRDGVLDPLVLMGESVRVGSERTHSLLPLSKEQSELEVALYAVPAVKGLTVKTPGARLLGTVVVDIRDSVGEDVEDRVVDLHFTFGGTEIGVTVVNRRTQARLDTVVEFAGVPE from the coding sequence ATGACGTACAGGGTTGTGGCGGCCATCGACTTCGGGACGCACGGCTCCGGGTTCGCCTGGGCGGTGCTCCCGGCCGGCGCGGACGCACCCGGCGAGCGCCAGATCGACTATCCGGACCAGTGGGACGACGCCCCCCTCACCTATCCCAAGAACCTCTCCGCGCTCTTCCTCGACCCCGACGGCAACGACCGCCACTGGGGGTACTCCGCCCGGCGCGCGAGCGCCGCGGAGGAGGAGGGCCGCCTGGAGCACGGGTTCAAGATGTGGCTGAGGCGCGAGGGCCGGGACGCAGCCCGGGACCCCGGTGCGGGCCTCGTCGGCACCCCGGAACGAGCCGTACCGCTGATCGCGGCCTACCTGCGCAGACTCCGCGGCGCGGCCCTGGACCGGATCGTGGGCGGCGGCGGGTTCCTGGAGTCCGACATCCGCTGGTGCCTGACCGTCCCCGCCATCTGGGAGCCCGAGGAGCGCAACCTCATGCGCGAGGCCGCCCGCCAGGCCGGCTTCCCCGCACACGACCGCAACCGGCTGATCCTGGTGACCGAGCCCGAGGCCGCGACCGTGTACTGCGCCCAGGACGCCGCCGCCGGAATCGGCGGCCTCGGTTCCCTGGCCACGCTGGTCGTCGACTGCGGCGGCGGCACGGTGGACATCGCCGCCTACCGGTGCCGGCGCGACGGCTCCCTCGAACAGCTGCGCCCGCCCTCCGGCGGCAAACTGGGCTCCAACTTCATCAACCGCCGCTTCCAGGTCCAGGTGCTCCGCCCGCGGCTCGGACAGGCCGCGTTCAAGGCCCTCGAAGCCGCCCCCGCCCAGCTGATGGAGCTGATGGACGCCTTCGAACGGCTCAAGACCGGCTTCCGCGACGGGGACAGCGCCGTCCGCATCCCGATCTCCCTCAAGGCGAGCCGGATCATCGACCCCCACGGCGGATCCCAGCGCCTCGCCGCGGAACAGCAGGGCGTCGACGACCACATCGTCATCGAACCCGACGTGATGCGGGGCCTCTTCCAGGGCACCACCGAACCCCTCCAGAAGCTGGTGAGCACCCAGATCCGCGAACTGCTCGCCGACCCGGCCGTCGCCGCCGAGGGCCTGCGCGTGATCCTGGTCGGCGGATTCGCCCAGTCGCCCTACGTCCAGAGCCGGCTCGGCCAGCACATCGACAAGGAGTTCCCGGCCGGGGTCCAGCTGATGATCCCGCCGAACCCCTCCCGCGCGGTGCTCGGCGGCGCCGTGCACTACGCCTGCCGCCCCGAGGTCGTGCACTCCCGGCGCGCGTCCCACACGTACGCCGTCGAGGTCTCCACCCGCCGCAGGTTCGGCGGCGTGCTGCGCGAGTCGGGAGCCGTCCGCGCCCTCGGCATCACCCGGGTCAGGGGCCAGGGCGCCTTCCGCGACGGGGTCCTCGACCCCCTCGTCCTCATGGGCGAATCGGTCCGGGTCGGCAGCGAACGCACCCACTCCCTCCTCCCGCTGAGCAAGGAGCAGAGCGAACTGGAGGTCGCGCTGTACGCGGTACCCGCCGTGAAGGGCCTGACGGTCAAGACACCCGGCGCCCGTCTCCTGGGCACCGTCGTCGTCGACATCCGCGACTCGGTCGGCGAAGACGTCGAGGACCGCGTCGTGGACCTGCACTTCACCTTCGGCGGCACCGAGATCGGCGTGACCGTGGTGAACCGCCGCACCCAGGCCCGCCTCGACACCGTCGTCGAGTTCGCCGGAGTACCCGAGTAG